One Ranitomeya variabilis isolate aRanVar5 chromosome 5, aRanVar5.hap1, whole genome shotgun sequence DNA window includes the following coding sequences:
- the FAM219B gene encoding protein FAM219B isoform X3 — protein sequence MTYDVKGWIMESRGAEVEKKGPYLMSKGPTIQAKLQRQRDLARAALRKKGMLGGTGKMKAAPKRSVKFNRGYAALSQASDETLVSLDSDSDVELESRCSSGYSSAEQVSQDLNRQLLQDGYHLDEIPDDEDLDLIPPKPVRSISCPCCLGESWSCCIQ from the exons GGATGGATAATGGAGTCCAGGGGTGCTGAGGTGGAGAAAAAAGGCCCATATCTGATGAGCAAGGGTCCTACAATCCAGGCCAAGCTAC AAAGGCAGCGGGACTTGGCACGGGCAGCTCTCAGAAAAAAAGGAATGCTTGGAGGGACAGGGAAAATGAAGGCTGCACCTAAACG GTCAGTAAAGTTTAACAGGGGGTATGCAGCCCTCAGCCAGGCGTCTGATGAAACACTAGTGTCCTTGGATTCTGACAG CGATGTGGAATTGGAATCTAGATGTTCTTCTGGATATTCCTCAGCAGAG CAGGTCTCACAAGACCTTAACCGGCAGCTTCTCCAGGATGGCTACCACTTAGATGAGATTCCAGATGACGAAGATCTAGACTTGATTCCCCCCAAGCCTGTACGCTCAATCTCCTGTCCGTGTTGTTTGGGGGAATCTTGGTCATGCTGCATCCAGTGA